From a single Candidatus Binatia bacterium genomic region:
- a CDS encoding GNAT family N-acetyltransferase, with translation MIGIETPQGEDALTEFLLFHDRVYETRGARWQAIVPFQLPILLGTSPFNVGRTYRPFVARVGGEIVARAAAVLDERYIRHWSERIGHIVMFEALPDTRDATRMLLDAACEWLAEQGMEAARAGYGPLEFMFTIDAYEALPPSFMRQNPPYYHTLLKDAGFETEKGAVDYKIAVRPELVARWESALAAARRGGFELVPLKDVPEPRRVREFNATWQEAFAHHWGNSPGTEDEYAEMFDALAPVGALDTSLLAYLDGKPVGCLWVAPEYTFLAATAPGREIRPDEKLNFLGIGVLAPARGRGLNLAMASYAYLELVRRGATHVSYTFVLDDNWPSRRTAEKLGAEVCGSYVAYRRNFRR, from the coding sequence GTGATCGGCATCGAGACGCCGCAGGGCGAGGACGCGCTCACGGAGTTCCTGCTCTTCCACGACCGGGTCTACGAGACGCGCGGTGCGCGCTGGCAGGCGATCGTGCCGTTCCAGCTGCCGATCCTGCTCGGCACGAGCCCGTTCAACGTCGGGCGGACCTACCGTCCGTTCGTCGCGCGGGTCGGCGGCGAGATCGTCGCGCGGGCGGCGGCGGTGCTCGACGAGCGCTACATCCGACACTGGAGCGAGCGCATCGGACACATCGTGATGTTCGAGGCGCTGCCCGACACGCGCGACGCGACGCGCATGCTGCTCGATGCGGCGTGCGAGTGGCTCGCCGAGCAGGGGATGGAGGCGGCGCGCGCCGGCTACGGCCCGCTCGAGTTCATGTTCACCATCGACGCCTACGAGGCGCTGCCGCCGAGCTTCATGCGGCAGAACCCGCCGTACTACCACACGCTGCTCAAGGACGCGGGCTTCGAGACCGAGAAGGGCGCCGTCGATTACAAAATCGCCGTGCGGCCGGAGCTGGTGGCGCGCTGGGAGAGCGCGCTCGCGGCCGCGCGACGTGGCGGCTTCGAGCTCGTGCCGCTCAAGGACGTCCCGGAGCCGCGCCGCGTGCGCGAGTTCAACGCGACCTGGCAGGAGGCGTTCGCGCACCACTGGGGCAACTCGCCGGGCACCGAGGACGAGTACGCGGAGATGTTCGACGCCCTGGCGCCGGTCGGCGCGCTCGACACCTCGCTGCTCGCCTACCTCGACGGCAAGCCGGTCGGCTGCCTGTGGGTCGCGCCGGAGTACACCTTCCTCGCCGCGACGGCGCCGGGGCGCGAGATCCGGCCCGACGAGAAGCTCAACTTCCTCGGCATCGGCGTGCTCGCGCCGGCGCGCGGCCGCGGTCTCAACCTCGCGATGGCGTCCTACGCGTACCTCGAGCTCGTGCGCCGCGGCGCGACGCACGTGAGCTACACCTTCGTGCTCGACGACAACTGGCCGTCGCGACGCACGGCCGAGAAGCTCGGCGCCGAGGTGTGCGGGAGCTACGTCGCCTACCGGCGCAACTTCCGCCGCTGA
- a CDS encoding ROK family protein — MAKKAAGKPSAARGRGARAAGAGPYTLAIDVGGTGLKMLVLDARGKPITERARVATPRPATPARVLRALEGLIATQPRFDRVSVGFPGVVHDGVVHTAPNLDGAWQGFDLAKALARATRKPVRVCNDADVQGLGDIEGRGVELVLTLGTGLGSALFVDGKLVPNLELGHHPFRNGETYEQQVGRAALEKIGKKRWRKRVRRMIEQLEPIFNFRKLYLGGGNAKHLRPEDLPANAVIASNEAGMLGGIALWRATNEPPAAQRRKLRR; from the coding sequence ATGGCGAAGAAGGCTGCCGGCAAACCATCGGCCGCGCGGGGGCGCGGCGCGCGCGCGGCGGGCGCGGGTCCGTACACGCTGGCGATCGACGTCGGCGGCACCGGCCTCAAGATGCTCGTGCTCGACGCGCGCGGAAAGCCGATCACCGAGCGCGCACGGGTCGCGACGCCGCGGCCCGCGACGCCGGCGCGCGTGCTGCGCGCGCTCGAGGGGCTGATCGCGACGCAGCCGCGCTTCGACCGCGTGTCGGTCGGCTTTCCGGGCGTCGTGCACGACGGCGTCGTGCACACGGCGCCGAACCTCGACGGCGCGTGGCAGGGCTTCGACCTCGCGAAGGCGCTCGCGCGCGCGACCAGGAAACCGGTTCGCGTGTGCAACGACGCCGACGTGCAGGGGCTCGGCGACATCGAGGGTCGCGGCGTCGAGCTCGTCCTGACGCTCGGCACCGGGCTCGGCTCGGCGCTGTTCGTCGACGGCAAGCTGGTGCCGAACCTCGAGCTCGGCCACCATCCGTTCCGCAACGGCGAGACCTACGAGCAGCAGGTCGGGCGCGCGGCGCTCGAGAAGATCGGCAAGAAGCGCTGGCGCAAGCGCGTGCGGCGGATGATCGAGCAGCTCGAGCCGATCTTCAACTTCCGCAAGCTCTATCTCGGCGGCGGCAACGCGAAGCACCTGAGGCCGGAGGACCTGCCGGCGAACGCCGTGATCGCCTCGAACGAGGCGGGCATGCTCGGCGGGATCGCGCTCTGGCGCGCGACCAACGAGCCGCCCGCGGCTCAGCGGCGGAAGTTGCGCCGGTAG